The Oscillospiraceae bacterium genome contains a region encoding:
- a CDS encoding IclR family transcriptional regulator — MGESYTGVPALERAAQVLEQVLHAPAGLAAKELYRSCGFPKASFYRLLQAMEQNGYLQQDPQSGRYFAGRLFRCAYRSRDEQLQQLRQAAQPGLERLAQHSGETAKLNVISGGSCYVLATAPGPQRIRITVDEGAAYPLHTGAAGKLLLAYAGEEAIRAYFGGKAAERYTPQTITDEARFLQIAWGIRRQGFALDTGEFIEQIGAAACPVRLPDGQVAAALSIAYPNVLFHEVQIERLVSLLKGETARLEKELAQ; from the coding sequence ATGGGGGAAAGCTATACCGGCGTGCCGGCGCTGGAACGGGCGGCGCAGGTGCTTGAGCAGGTGTTGCATGCGCCTGCGGGCCTGGCGGCAAAGGAACTGTACCGCAGCTGCGGGTTCCCAAAGGCTTCGTTTTACCGGCTTTTACAGGCGATGGAGCAGAACGGTTACCTGCAGCAGGACCCGCAGAGCGGAAGGTATTTTGCAGGGCGCCTTTTCCGGTGTGCCTACCGCAGCCGGGACGAGCAGCTGCAGCAGCTGCGGCAGGCCGCTCAGCCGGGCCTGGAGCGCCTGGCACAGCACAGCGGGGAAACAGCCAAGCTGAATGTTATTTCGGGCGGGAGCTGCTATGTGCTGGCCACAGCGCCCGGCCCGCAGCGCATCCGCATTACGGTGGACGAGGGGGCCGCCTACCCGCTGCACACCGGCGCGGCGGGAAAACTGCTGCTGGCCTATGCGGGCGAGGAGGCGATCCGGGCATATTTCGGCGGAAAGGCCGCCGAGCGGTATACGCCCCAGACCATCACCGACGAGGCGCGCTTTTTGCAGATCGCGTGGGGGATTCGCCGGCAGGGATTTGCACTGGACACGGGCGAATTTATAGAGCAGATCGGCGCGGCCGCCTGCCCGGTGCGGCTGCCGGATGGGCAGGTGGCCGCGGCGCTGAGCATCGCTTACCCGAACGTGCTGTTCCACGAGGTGCAGATCGAACGGCTGGTGAGCCTGTTGAAGGGCGAGACGGCGCGCCTGGAAAAGGAGCTGGCCCAATAA